DNA from Pseudomonadota bacterium:
CAGCATAATTTCAGCAAGCCAAATGCGGTAAGGTTCACGGCTTTCACGCCATGGCAATGTGCGGCCATGCTCCGCGTACCATGTTAAGAGTGCGCTTGAAAATGTGTTTTTATCTGTCCCCATAGTGGCTTTATGATAGAGTGCAATTGTTCATTAATTAATTTATTTGGGTCATTTTTTGATAGTTATAACCACCCTTAAGTAGATAATCTACTCCACAGATGGTAAAAATACAAAAAATTCCTCCAAAACAGCTTTGAGAGCTTTAAATCAAATTTCTGAATAATTAAACTCCTACAAATGCACAAGGGTAAGCATACATAAATGAAATCTGTTGGTGGAGAAGTTCCAAAGCTGGTTAAAAAGGCCTTCGCGAAACGCGGGCTATTTAACTTTGCATTGATTAAACACTGGCAAAATATTGTGCCGGGTTATGCGCCGTACTGTTATCCATTAAACTTGCGTGGTGATATTTTAACTCTGGCTGTAAATAGTGATAGTGCGGCTATGGGGCTTAAAATGCAAGAAGTTGCCATTATTGCTCGCGTGAACACATATCTTGGTGGACAAGTGATCAGCCGTATTAAAACCGTACGTAAAGATTTTGAAACACGTGAAGCCTATGTGCATAAAGAAATTATTCCTGATGAGGATGCCAAAGCCAAAGCCCGTGAAATGGTGAAAACTGTTGAAGACGAAAAAATGCGGGAAAAACTTGAAAGTTTGTCGGCGGTCTTTATCATGAGCAATAAGACAAAAAAATAAAAATTGAGAGAGGGTCTTTCATGAAGACAACTTACCTATTGGGAGCGGCAGTTCTTATTGCTGCAGGTGGTTACGGTATTATTCAAAGTGGCATGCTTAAAAATTCTGCTCATGCTGAATCTGCACTTCCAGCGCAAAACGTACAAGATATGATTGATGATGCGCATGATATGACGGAACCAACTGTTGAAAAAATGGTTGAAGAGATGTCAGAAGACCTGAGCATGCAGGCTGAAAAAGTGATGGAAACTCTTCCAAGTGCAGAAGAAACATCTGAGGTGCCCCAAAAAATAGACGGCTCTCAAGCGCGTGCTTATAACCGTAGTGATCTTCCAGAAGGCCTGCGTTACCGTGCAACAGATATAACTCTCGGTGACCCTAACGCGCCAGTACAGATGATTGAATATGCATCTAAAACATGTGGTCACTGTGCAGATTTTCACAACAAAACGCTAAAAATTCTTAAAGACGGTCCAATTAAAGAAGGTAAACTCTTCTTTATCTACCGTGAACTTCCTTGGGATAACCTAGCGCTTCTTGCTTCTAAAGTGGCACGTTGTGCGCCTAAAGAGCAGCAAATGAGCTTTGTTGAAGTGTTCTACTCATCACAAAAACAGTGGTCTCAAGCTAAAGACCCTGTAAGTGCGCTGAAGAAGTTTGCACGTCTTGGCGGTATGGATTCAGATACGTTTGAAGCATGTGCAAAGGATGAAACAATCCAAGCAACAATTACATACGGCCGTGAAGAAGCGATTAATGCGCTTAAGGTTGAAGGTACGCCAACTGTATTTATTGATGCGCAGCGCGTTAAAAATACGCAGAGCGTAACAACAATTGAGCAGATGATTGATGACATTATTGCAGGACAAAAATAATGACTGAAAATCCAGATATGCAAAACCAGAGTGAAGAAGATTCACAAACAGCCCGTTGGGGCAGCGGCTATACTGTTGGCCTCAACCTTGTTGTGAGCGTGATTCTTGGCGGTGCCATTGGTCTTGGTTTAGATCACCTTTTAGGTACAAAGCCAATTTTAATGCTGGTTATGATTGTGGTTGGTTTTGTTGCTGGTATGCGTGAAATTTGGATTATGCTATCTGAAGCTCAGAAAAAAGATTCTGAGAAATCCTAGCTTTTCATTGCAAAGCAAAAGAAAACGCGTAAAGTGGGGAAGGTTTTTATCTTCCTCACTTTTTTATTGGAGAACCCTTATGAACGGTTTTGCTTTGTCTGGAATTGCCCTTGGTTATTTGGGGGCAGGTGCTGGCGTTGGATGGTTTGTTGGTGACGGTATTGGCGCTGCAGTAGGAGCTATCGCAGGCTTCATTTTGATGGTTGTGCATATTGTCCGTGCGACCAAGACCGACGCTGATGGCGATGATACTGATGCATCGTAAAAAATCGATTAGAGGCGCCCCTATTTTTGGGGCGTCTTTTTGTTGACTTATGCGCCATCTTCACATACATTTTGGCTGAAAAGATTTTTTAAGAAAAAGGGTATGCCCTCCATGGGAATGGATCCACTAAAGCAGTTTAAGATTGAAAAGGTTGCTGAGTTTGATGTGCTTGGCCAACATGTAGTCATGACAAACCAATCACTTTGGATGCTTCTTTCTGTTATTGCAGTTTCATTTTTGTACGCGTTTGCTGTACGTAAAAAAGAAATCGTACCAGGCCGCATGCAAATGCTTGCCGAAGTGACGTACGACTTTATCCATGGCATGGTAAAAGATACAACAGGGACGGCTGGTCTTAAGTTTGTTCCATTTGTATTTACACTCTTCCTCTTCATCGCGATGATTAACCTTCTTGGTATGGTGCCAGGTTCGTTTACATCAACATCTCAGGTGTTTGTAACAGGTGCACTGGCGCTGACTGTCTTCCTTATGGTTGTTTTCTTTGGTGTTTACCTGCACGGCCTTAAATTCTTTGGCATGTTTTGGCCAAAGGGTGCGCCACTGGCCATCGCACCATTTATTATGCTTCTAGAAATTATGTCGTTCATTGCACGCCCAGCTACACTGACAATTCGTCTATGTGCAAACATGATGGCGGGTCACATTCTTATTAAAGTTGTGGCAACGTTTATCGTAATGTTTATGGCTGCAATCAGCACAATGGGACTTTTCGGAGTTCTAGGAATTGGAGCAATGAGCATGGTGACATTCGCAATGCTGACTGCTCTTACTCTACTTGAAATTTTTGTTGCGGTACTTCAAGCATACATCTTTACGGTTCTTGCTTGTGTGTATCTCAATGATGCGTTACACCTGCACTAGGTCGTAACACCAACATTAATATAAGTTTTAACTTAAAAAAGGAAAAAGAAACATGGCAACTGAAGCTGCTTCTTTGAAAGTAATTGGTGCAGGT
Protein-coding regions in this window:
- a CDS encoding DUF721 domain-containing protein; the protein is MKSVGGEVPKLVKKAFAKRGLFNFALIKHWQNIVPGYAPYCYPLNLRGDILTLAVNSDSAAMGLKMQEVAIIARVNTYLGGQVISRIKTVRKDFETREAYVHKEIIPDEDAKAKAREMVKTVEDEKMREKLESLSAVFIMSNKTKK
- a CDS encoding DsbA family protein — its product is MKTTYLLGAAVLIAAGGYGIIQSGMLKNSAHAESALPAQNVQDMIDDAHDMTEPTVEKMVEEMSEDLSMQAEKVMETLPSAEETSEVPQKIDGSQARAYNRSDLPEGLRYRATDITLGDPNAPVQMIEYASKTCGHCADFHNKTLKILKDGPIKEGKLFFIYRELPWDNLALLASKVARCAPKEQQMSFVEVFYSSQKQWSQAKDPVSALKKFARLGGMDSDTFEACAKDETIQATITYGREEAINALKVEGTPTVFIDAQRVKNTQSVTTIEQMIDDIIAGQK
- a CDS encoding AtpZ/AtpI family protein, which translates into the protein MTENPDMQNQSEEDSQTARWGSGYTVGLNLVVSVILGGAIGLGLDHLLGTKPILMLVMIVVGFVAGMREIWIMLSEAQKKDSEKS
- a CDS encoding F0F1 ATP synthase subunit A — its product is MGMDPLKQFKIEKVAEFDVLGQHVVMTNQSLWMLLSVIAVSFLYAFAVRKKEIVPGRMQMLAEVTYDFIHGMVKDTTGTAGLKFVPFVFTLFLFIAMINLLGMVPGSFTSTSQVFVTGALALTVFLMVVFFGVYLHGLKFFGMFWPKGAPLAIAPFIMLLEIMSFIARPATLTIRLCANMMAGHILIKVVATFIVMFMAAISTMGLFGVLGIGAMSMVTFAMLTALTLLEIFVAVLQAYIFTVLACVYLNDALHLH